CAGTTCGTCGACGTGGCGGACCTGCGCGGCGATCCCGCGGGTCGAGCGGGCCATCTCCGGGCCGGACATCTCCGCGCGACCGACGGCGAAGGCGCTCGGTCCCTCGAAGACCACCTCGTCGCCGACGCGGATCGATTCGTCGGCGTCGACGATCCCCGGCGCGAGGACGCTCCCGTGGGGGACGAAGTCGTCGATCTCGACGCGCTTGGTCGGCGCGTCGCTCTCGGCCCAGTGGCGGGCGCCGGCGAGCGTGAACGCCAGCGTGCCGTAGGGGCGGACGACCACCGCGAGCTGCTCGCCGTCGCCGTCGTGGGCCTGCAGGCCGGGGTGGCTGCCGCGGATCGTCAGGTCGTCGAACAGCTCGTCGCCGGCACCGGCGCCGAACTGGTAGTCGGCGATGGCGCGGACGGTGTTGTGCTGGCGCTCGCGCTTGCCGTATTTCAGCTCGCCCGAGAGCTCGCTGGCGAGGTTCCCGAGCGACTCCGTGGTGGTGGGGTGGTCCTCGACGGTGTAGGTGAACTCGGTGCCGAGCGACCGCTCGACGCGCTCGCAGATCGGGCGGTAGTCCTCGGGGACGTGCGCGATGACGCGGGGATAGTCGGTGTGCTCCAGGTAGCGTTCCAGCACGCTCGCGACGAACTCGATCTCGTTCGCGCTCCAGCGGCCGGTCACGACGGAGTCGTAGTGCTGGGCGGGGTAGGTGAGTTCGAGTTCCTGCGGGACGCACCCGATGGGCGAGGTCATCGACACCTTGTGGGCGCGCCACTGGACGGCGTCGTGGTACTGGCCGTGACTCTGGGAGTCGCTGTAGGGTTTCCGCGCCGAGCAGGGCACCAGCACGAGCGGGTTGTCGAAGCGGTTGCGATAGCGCGAGGTGACTCGCTCGGCGAAGCGCTGGATCTCGACTCGCCGGACGGTGTCCTCGGTCGCGGCGGTGATCTCGGCCTGGCGCAGAATGGGGGTGCGCTCCTCCAGATAGCCGTACTGCTGGTCGAGCCGCCGGAAGACGGCGGTGAGCCACTGCTCGTGGCGGGCCTGGCCCTCGATGTAGTCGCGCAGGCGGCCGTCGCGGATCCGTCGGCGGACGGTCTTGAGCGCCGCTTCGAGGGCGTTGACGTTGTGGCGGGCGCAGTCCATCCGGTCGAACGCCTCGCGGGGCTGCTGGCAGGCCGGACAGGCGCAGGGGAGTTCGTCGAGGTCTTCGAGGAACTGGTGGCCGTCGACGGTGAGATAGCGGCCCTGCGTGCCGCGGACGACGGCGCGGTCGGCGTCGACCAGATCGACGCC
The window above is part of the Halosimplex rubrum genome. Proteins encoded here:
- the arcS gene encoding archaeosine synthase subunit alpha; protein product: MTDHFEVHERDGAARLAEVRLDSPVTTPALVTDADRDDDAPEAGVAAPVLADPGTGWATEPDAPDGDDARLTVLPARGFPSGTPDEVQEAFAPEVPETDYPSAAVISADTAADLGTDAYVLSGAPGIAGHAEKFVDSMVRVREAIPYDAALYLPGVATPANVATLVYAGVDLVDADRAVVRGTQGRYLTVDGHQFLEDLDELPCACPACQQPREAFDRMDCARHNVNALEAALKTVRRRIRDGRLRDYIEGQARHEQWLTAVFRRLDQQYGYLEERTPILRQAEITAATEDTVRRVEIQRFAERVTSRYRNRFDNPLVLVPCSARKPYSDSQSHGQYHDAVQWRAHKVSMTSPIGCVPQELELTYPAQHYDSVVTGRWSANEIEFVASVLERYLEHTDYPRVIAHVPEDYRPICERVERSLGTEFTYTVEDHPTTTESLGNLASELSGELKYGKRERQHNTVRAIADYQFGAGAGDELFDDLTIRGSHPGLQAHDGDGEQLAVVVRPYGTLAFTLAGARHWAESDAPTKRVEIDDFVPHGSVLAPGIVDADESIRVGDEVVFEGPSAFAVGRAEMSGPEMARSTRGIAAQVRHVDEL